A region of Oxyura jamaicensis isolate SHBP4307 breed ruddy duck chromosome 5, BPBGC_Ojam_1.0, whole genome shotgun sequence DNA encodes the following proteins:
- the GREM1 gene encoding gremlin-1 has protein sequence MVRTLYAVAAVFLLMGFLVPTAEGRKRNRGSQGAIPPPDKDQPNDSEQMQTQQQSGSRHRERGKGTSMPAEEVLESSQEALHITERKYLKRDWCKTQPLKQTIHEEGCNSRTIINRFCYGQCNSFYIPRHVRKEEGSFQSCSFCKPKKFTTMTVTLNCPELQPPRKKKRITRVKECRCISIDLD, from the coding sequence ATGGTCCGCACGCTGTATGCCgttgctgctgtgtttcttctgATGGGATTTCTGGTACCAacagcagaagggagaaagaggaaTCGTGGATCCCAAGGTGCTATCCCTCCTCCTGACAAGGATCAGCCCAATGATTCAGAGCAAATGCAGACACAGCAGCAGTCGGGCTCCAGGCATCGAGAACGAGGAAAAGGCACCTCAATGCCTGCTGAGGAGGTGCTGGAGTCCAGTCAGGAGGCACTGCACATCACTGAACGCAAATACCTAAAGAGGGATTGGTGCAAAACTCAGCCCCTCAAACAAACTATCCACGAAGAAGGCTGCAACAGTCGCACCATTATCAACAGGTTCTGCTATGGCCAATGCAATTCCTTCTATATACCCAGGCATGTCCGCAAAGAGGAAGGTTCTTTCCAGTCTTGTTCCTTCTGCAAGCCCAAGAAATTTACCACCATGACTGTTACCCTCAACTGCCCTGAGCTTCAGCCCcctaggaagaagaaaaggatcaCCCGTGTGAAGGAGTGCCGGTGTATATCTATCGACTTGGACTAa